One Sodalis praecaptivus DNA segment encodes these proteins:
- a CDS encoding mannitol dehydrogenase family protein — translation MLSLSEVPGNVIVPRYDRSKLRTRIAHIGFGAFHRAHQAVCADRLAAEAGSDWGYCEINLIGGEQQIADINAQQCLWTVSEMADDNRPARIVGVAKRALHAQTDGMAAVLDALCEPDIAIVSITVTEKGYCHHPASGQLNTDHPMVQHDLDHPDTPRSLPGVILAAIRRRRAQGLAPFSVMSCDNMPENGYVTRNVITQLAALQDEALAAWIGEQISFPSTMVDRIVPAVTAETLATIADQLGGMSDPAGVACEPFFQWVIEDNFVNGRPEWEKAGAELVADVLPFEEMKLRMLNGSHSLLAYLGYLAGYDHISDCMQDDNYARAARHLMLAEQAPTLHTRGVDLAAYADALIARYRNRALKHRTWQIAMDGTQKLPQRWLDSIRWHLREGSDFTLLALGVAGWMRYVGGVDEQGQPIDISDPLKEALAQRVAQTPDNEERVRALLSLQTVFGDDLPADARFVERVNRYYQQLQAQGAKATVAALMATLD, via the coding sequence ATGCTTTCACTTTCAGAAGTGCCCGGGAACGTCATTGTTCCCCGCTATGACCGCAGTAAATTGCGCACCCGTATCGCGCACATCGGCTTTGGCGCCTTTCACCGCGCCCATCAGGCGGTTTGCGCCGACAGGCTGGCGGCGGAAGCCGGCAGCGATTGGGGCTATTGCGAAATCAACTTGATCGGCGGCGAGCAGCAGATCGCCGATATCAACGCCCAGCAATGCCTGTGGACGGTGTCCGAAATGGCTGACGATAACAGGCCGGCCAGAATCGTCGGCGTGGCCAAACGCGCCCTGCATGCCCAAACCGACGGCATGGCGGCGGTGTTGGACGCACTCTGCGAACCGGATATCGCGATTGTCTCCATCACGGTCACCGAGAAAGGCTATTGCCACCATCCCGCCAGCGGACAGCTCAATACCGATCACCCCATGGTACAGCATGATCTTGACCATCCCGATACGCCGCGCTCTTTGCCGGGGGTGATTCTGGCCGCCATTCGCCGCCGTCGCGCCCAGGGGCTGGCGCCGTTCAGCGTCATGTCCTGCGACAATATGCCGGAGAACGGCTATGTGACCCGCAACGTTATCACCCAACTGGCGGCCTTGCAGGACGAGGCGCTGGCCGCCTGGATCGGCGAGCAGATCAGTTTTCCCTCTACGATGGTGGACCGCATCGTCCCCGCCGTTACGGCGGAAACGCTCGCCACCATCGCCGACCAACTGGGCGGTATGAGCGATCCCGCCGGTGTCGCCTGCGAGCCGTTTTTCCAGTGGGTTATCGAAGACAACTTCGTTAATGGCCGGCCGGAATGGGAAAAAGCCGGAGCGGAACTGGTTGCGGATGTGTTGCCGTTTGAGGAGATGAAGCTGCGCATGCTAAACGGCAGCCACTCTCTGCTGGCCTATCTCGGCTATCTGGCGGGTTATGATCATATCAGCGATTGCATGCAGGACGACAATTATGCCCGCGCGGCGCGACATTTGATGCTGGCCGAGCAGGCGCCGACATTGCATACCCGCGGCGTGGATCTTGCCGCCTACGCGGATGCCTTGATCGCACGCTACCGCAATCGGGCGCTAAAACACCGTACTTGGCAGATAGCGATGGACGGAACGCAGAAATTGCCGCAGCGCTGGCTGGACAGCATCCGTTGGCATTTGCGTGAAGGCAGCGATTTCACCCTGCTGGCGCTCGGCGTCGCGGGCTGGATGCGTTACGTGGGCGGCGTGGACGAGCAGGGCCAGCCTATAGACATCAGCGATCCGCTGAAAGAGGCGCTGGCGCAGCGTGTGGCCCAGACGCCGGATAATGAGGAGCGGGTACGGGCGCTGTTGTCATTGCAGACGGTCTTTGGCGATGACTTGCCGGCGGATGCGCGATTTGTCGAACGGGTGAACCGTTATTACCAGCAACTGCAGGCGCAGGGTGCCAAAGCAACCGTTGCGGCGCTGATGGCGACCCTCGACTGA
- a CDS encoding GntR family transcriptional regulator, whose amino-acid sequence MSISYAITAGEPVNQQIYRFLRHDIVTCAIPPGSLLSEKEIALRFTVSRQPVREAFIKLTEAGLVQVLPQRGTFVRKISARRVADGRFIREAVETAVVRRAALQMTPASLLQLEHNLQQQSLAAAYHDSHEFLRLDDEFHRLIAQSIDCELAWETVENIKAALDRVRFLTLSEVSPPEILIGQHQEIFDALKRRDADAAEDALRRHLQLMIFSITPIAQRNSQWFEEE is encoded by the coding sequence ATGTCGATTTCTTATGCCATCACCGCCGGTGAACCCGTTAATCAGCAGATTTATCGTTTTCTGCGTCATGATATCGTCACCTGCGCGATCCCGCCGGGGTCGCTGCTGTCGGAAAAAGAGATTGCGCTGCGGTTTACCGTTTCCCGCCAGCCGGTAAGGGAAGCGTTTATCAAACTGACCGAAGCCGGCCTGGTTCAGGTGCTGCCGCAGCGCGGGACCTTTGTACGCAAAATTTCCGCGCGACGGGTCGCTGACGGCCGTTTCATCCGTGAGGCGGTGGAAACGGCGGTGGTGCGTCGTGCGGCCCTGCAAATGACGCCTGCGTCGTTACTGCAACTGGAGCACAACTTACAGCAGCAATCGTTAGCGGCCGCTTATCATGACAGTCATGAGTTTTTGCGGCTGGACGATGAATTTCATCGCCTGATCGCGCAAAGTATCGACTGTGAGCTGGCCTGGGAAACGGTAGAAAACATCAAGGCCGCCCTGGACCGGGTGCGTTTTCTGACCTTAAGCGAAGTGTCGCCGCCGGAAATCCTGATAGGCCAGCATCAGGAGATCTTTGATGCGCTGAAACGGCGTGACGCTGATGCGGCGGAAGATGCGCTGCGCCGCCATTTGCAGCTGATGATCTTCTCCATCACGCCCATTGCCCAGCGCAACAGCCAGTGGTTTGAAGAAGAGTAA